The Blastococcus sp. HT6-4 genome window below encodes:
- a CDS encoding DUF2550 domain-containing protein: protein MTTVLLILAGVLLLLVVVVFLLRRRFLLSGLGAVTMWLRTEGAPRWSVGVGWYGGDALLWYRALSLSVRPQQRLSRSEFRVLSQRPAGREDPALPEDVVVLACSTAAGPRELAMEPSTLTGFLSWVESAPPVH, encoded by the coding sequence ATGACCACCGTCCTGCTGATCCTGGCCGGCGTCCTGCTGCTCCTGGTCGTCGTGGTCTTCCTGCTCCGCCGCCGTTTCCTGCTCTCCGGCCTCGGCGCGGTCACCATGTGGCTGCGCACCGAGGGTGCGCCGCGCTGGTCGGTCGGCGTCGGCTGGTACGGCGGCGACGCGCTGCTCTGGTACCGCGCGCTGTCGCTGTCGGTCCGCCCCCAGCAGCGGCTGTCCCGGTCGGAGTTCCGCGTCCTGTCGCAGCGGCCCGCCGGGCGGGAGGACCCCGCGCTGCCCGAGGACGTCGTCGTGCTGGCCTGCAGCACCGCCGCGGGGCCCCGGGAGCTGGCGATGGAGCCCTCGACGCTGACCGGCTTCCTCTCCTGGGTGGAGTCGGCGCCGCCGGTGCACTGA
- a CDS encoding F0F1 ATP synthase subunit epsilon has product MATLQVELVAVERKIWSGEATSVIARTTEGELGVLPGHAPLLGQLADGGVVTIRTESGEDLVVAAHGGFLSVTERGVSILAETAEIASEIDVERAREALRRAGDEDSPEALAAARRAQSRLRAAGESA; this is encoded by the coding sequence GTGGCGACCCTGCAGGTCGAGTTGGTGGCCGTCGAGCGCAAGATCTGGTCCGGCGAGGCCACGAGCGTCATCGCCCGCACCACCGAGGGTGAACTCGGTGTCCTGCCCGGCCACGCACCACTGCTGGGCCAGCTGGCCGACGGCGGGGTGGTGACCATCCGCACCGAGTCCGGCGAGGACCTGGTGGTGGCCGCCCACGGGGGCTTCCTGTCGGTCACCGAGCGCGGGGTCTCCATCCTCGCGGAGACCGCCGAGATCGCCTCCGAGATCGACGTCGAGCGCGCCCGCGAGGCGCTCCGCCGCGCCGGGGACGAGGACAGCCCCGAGGCGCTGGCCGCCGCCCGTCGTGCGCAGTCACGGTTGAGGGCGGCGGGCGAGTCCGCCTGA
- the atpD gene encoding F0F1 ATP synthase subunit beta: MTVTEDRPTTSQTTAAGRVVRVTGPVVDVEFPRDAMPDLFNALKVDVTLADLSKTLTLEVAQHLGENVVRTISMAPTDGLVRGAEVTDTGNPIMVPVGEVVTGHVFNALGECLDTPGYAADALRWSIHRHAPRFDQLEGRTELLETGIKVIDLLTPYVAGGKIGLFGGAGVGKTVLIQEMIRRVAQEFGGVSVFAGVGERTREGNDLITEMTESGVIESTALVFGQMDEPPGTRLRVALSALTMAEYFRDEMNQDVLLFIDNIFRFTQAGSEVSTLLGRMPSAVGYQPTLADEMGVLQERITSTRGRSITSLQAIYVPADDITDPAPHTTFAHLDATTVLSRPISEKGIYPAVDPLDSTSRILDPQYVGQEHYQIAQTVKQILQRYQELQDIIAILGIDELSEEDKVTVNRARRIERFLSQNMFVAEAFTGQPGSYVPLSETLESFKALTEGTYDHVPEQAFFMCGGLEDLEKNANKLKK; this comes from the coding sequence ATGACCGTCACCGAGGACCGTCCGACCACCTCGCAGACCACGGCCGCCGGCCGTGTCGTGCGGGTCACCGGGCCGGTCGTCGACGTCGAGTTCCCGCGCGACGCGATGCCCGACCTGTTCAACGCCCTGAAGGTCGATGTCACGCTGGCCGACCTCAGCAAGACCCTCACCCTCGAGGTCGCCCAGCACCTCGGCGAGAACGTGGTGCGCACCATCTCGATGGCGCCGACCGACGGCCTCGTCCGGGGCGCCGAGGTCACCGACACCGGGAACCCGATCATGGTTCCCGTCGGCGAGGTGGTGACCGGGCACGTCTTCAACGCCCTCGGTGAGTGCCTCGACACCCCCGGCTATGCCGCGGACGCCCTGCGCTGGTCGATCCACCGGCACGCGCCGCGGTTCGACCAGCTCGAGGGCCGCACCGAGCTGCTGGAGACCGGCATCAAGGTCATCGACCTGCTGACCCCCTACGTGGCCGGCGGGAAGATCGGTCTGTTCGGTGGAGCCGGCGTCGGCAAGACTGTGCTGATCCAGGAGATGATCCGCCGGGTCGCCCAGGAGTTCGGTGGTGTGTCGGTGTTCGCCGGTGTCGGCGAGCGCACCCGCGAGGGCAACGACCTCATCACGGAGATGACCGAGTCCGGCGTCATCGAGTCGACCGCCCTGGTGTTCGGCCAGATGGACGAGCCGCCGGGCACCCGTCTGCGGGTGGCCCTGTCGGCCCTCACCATGGCGGAGTACTTCCGCGACGAGATGAACCAGGACGTGCTGCTGTTCATCGACAACATCTTCCGGTTCACCCAGGCCGGCTCCGAGGTGTCGACCCTGCTGGGCCGCATGCCGTCGGCGGTGGGATACCAGCCGACGCTGGCCGACGAGATGGGCGTGCTGCAGGAGCGGATCACCTCGACCCGGGGTCGCTCGATCACCTCGCTGCAGGCGATCTACGTGCCCGCCGACGACATCACCGACCCGGCGCCGCACACGACCTTCGCCCACCTCGACGCGACGACCGTGCTCTCGCGGCCGATCTCGGAGAAGGGCATCTACCCGGCCGTGGACCCGCTGGACTCCACCAGCCGGATCCTCGACCCGCAGTACGTGGGCCAGGAGCACTACCAGATCGCCCAGACGGTGAAGCAGATCCTGCAGCGCTACCAGGAGCTGCAGGACATCATCGCCATCCTCGGCATCGACGAGCTCTCCGAGGAGGACAAGGTCACGGTCAACCGGGCCCGGCGGATCGAGCGCTTCCTCTCGCAGAACATGTTCGTCGCCGAGGCCTTCACCGGCCAGCCCGGCTCCTACGTGCCGCTGTCGGAGACCCTGGAGTCGTTCAAGGCCCTCACCGAGGGCACGTACGACCACGTGCCGGAGCAGGCGTTCTTCATGTGCGGTGGCCTCGAGGACCTCGAGAAGAACGCGAACAAGCTGAAGAAGTAG
- a CDS encoding F0F1 ATP synthase subunit gamma: MAGTLRALRRRIRSTQSTKKIFSAQELIAGARIVRAQARVEASKPYAREITRVLSALASSASLDHPLLTEREDVRRAAVLVITSDRGFAGSYNVNVLRRTEELLSLLRQEGKEPVLYVVGRKGETYYSFRDRAMAETFTGFSEQPKYTDAQEVGGVLIDAFTAGEDDDETGGGTDGIAGVDELHIVYTEFRSLLAQVPVARRMAPLEVEEVEEFDYEREDRAAGTAADNGIPTSYEFEPSPEGLLDALLPKYITTRIYAAMLEAAASESASRRRAMKSASDNAEELAKNLSRQANQARQAEITQEISEIVGGADALVSSGSND; encoded by the coding sequence ATGGCCGGTACCCTCCGCGCGCTGCGGCGCCGCATCCGCTCCACGCAGTCGACGAAGAAGATCTTCTCGGCCCAGGAGCTGATCGCCGGCGCCCGCATCGTGCGCGCCCAGGCCCGGGTGGAGGCCTCCAAGCCCTACGCCCGGGAGATCACGCGGGTGCTCTCCGCGCTGGCCTCGTCGGCCTCGCTGGACCACCCGCTGCTGACCGAGCGGGAGGACGTCCGCCGGGCGGCGGTGCTGGTGATCACCTCCGACCGCGGGTTCGCCGGCTCGTACAACGTCAACGTGCTCCGGCGCACCGAGGAGCTGCTCTCGCTGCTGCGGCAGGAGGGCAAGGAGCCGGTGCTGTACGTGGTCGGCCGGAAGGGGGAGACCTACTACTCCTTCCGCGACCGCGCGATGGCCGAGACGTTCACCGGGTTCTCCGAGCAGCCGAAGTACACCGACGCGCAGGAGGTCGGCGGGGTCCTCATCGACGCCTTCACCGCTGGTGAGGACGACGACGAGACCGGCGGCGGTACCGACGGCATCGCCGGCGTCGACGAGCTGCACATCGTCTACACCGAGTTCCGCTCGCTGCTCGCGCAGGTCCCGGTCGCCCGGCGGATGGCACCGCTGGAGGTCGAGGAGGTCGAGGAGTTCGACTACGAGCGGGAGGACCGGGCCGCCGGCACCGCCGCCGACAACGGCATCCCGACCTCCTACGAGTTCGAGCCGTCGCCGGAAGGGCTGCTCGACGCGCTGCTGCCGAAGTACATCACCACGCGCATCTACGCGGCGATGCTCGAGGCGGCCGCCTCCGAGTCGGCCTCCCGCCGACGGGCCATGAAGTCGGCCTCCGACAACGCCGAAGAGCTGGCGAAGAACCTGTCCCGGCAGGCCAACCAGGCCCGCCAGGCGGAGATCACGCAGGAGATCAGCGAGATCGTCGGTGGCGCCGACGCGCTGGTCTCGTCCGGCTCGAACGACTGA
- the atpA gene encoding F0F1 ATP synthase subunit alpha gives MAELTISADEIRSAIQNYVTEYSPDVSREEVGIVTEAGDGIARVEGLPSVMTNELLEFESGVRGLALNLDVREVGVVILGDFAGIEEGQQVRRTGEVLSVPVGDGYLGRVVDPLGNPIDGAGPITTTGRRALELQAPTVVQRQSVHEPMQTGIKAIDAMTPIGRGQRQLIIGDRQTGKSAIALDTIINQKEAWATGDPTQQVRCIYVAVGQKGSTIAATRSALEDAGAMEYTTIVAAPASEAAGFKYIAPYTGSAIGQHWMYEGKHVLIVFDDLSKQAEAYRAVSLLLRRPPGREAYPGDVFYLHSRLLERCAKLNEELGAGSMTGLPLIETKGNDVSAYIPTNVISITDGQIFLETGLFNSGVRPAINVGISVSRVGGSAQIKAMKSVAGRLRLDLAQYRELEAFASFSSDLDASSRATLERGQRLVELLKQGQYSPYPVEREVVSLWLGTTGKLDRVPVSDVRRFEAEFLDFIGRSHGGVYDEIRQSKKLGDDAVNTLEGAVESFYGQFTTSEGQSLAGNEPEAEAMDASERGQERVQVKRGS, from the coding sequence ATGGCCGAGCTGACGATCTCCGCAGACGAGATCCGCAGTGCCATCCAGAACTACGTCACCGAATACTCGCCTGACGTCTCCCGCGAAGAGGTGGGGATCGTCACCGAGGCCGGTGACGGCATCGCCCGTGTCGAGGGCCTGCCCTCGGTCATGACCAACGAGCTGCTCGAGTTCGAGAGCGGCGTGCGTGGTCTGGCGCTGAACCTCGACGTGCGCGAGGTCGGCGTCGTCATCCTGGGCGACTTCGCGGGCATCGAGGAGGGGCAGCAGGTCCGCCGGACCGGCGAGGTCCTCTCGGTCCCCGTCGGCGACGGCTACCTCGGTCGCGTCGTCGACCCGCTGGGCAACCCGATCGACGGCGCCGGCCCGATCACCACCACCGGCCGCCGCGCCCTCGAGCTGCAGGCGCCGACCGTGGTGCAGCGGCAGTCGGTGCACGAGCCGATGCAGACCGGGATCAAGGCCATCGACGCCATGACCCCGATCGGCCGCGGCCAGCGTCAGCTGATCATCGGCGACCGGCAGACCGGCAAGTCGGCGATCGCGCTGGACACGATCATCAACCAGAAGGAAGCCTGGGCGACCGGCGACCCGACGCAGCAGGTGCGCTGCATCTACGTCGCGGTCGGCCAGAAGGGCTCCACGATCGCGGCGACCCGGTCCGCGCTCGAGGACGCCGGCGCGATGGAGTACACGACCATCGTCGCCGCCCCCGCCTCGGAAGCCGCCGGCTTCAAGTACATCGCCCCCTACACCGGCTCGGCCATCGGCCAGCACTGGATGTACGAGGGCAAGCACGTCCTGATCGTCTTCGACGACCTGTCCAAGCAGGCCGAGGCCTACCGCGCCGTCTCCCTGCTGCTGCGCCGCCCGCCGGGTCGCGAGGCCTACCCGGGCGACGTCTTCTACTTGCACTCCCGCCTGCTCGAGCGTTGCGCGAAGCTCAACGAGGAGCTGGGCGCCGGCTCGATGACCGGCCTGCCGCTCATCGAGACCAAGGGCAACGACGTGTCGGCCTACATCCCGACGAACGTCATCTCGATCACCGACGGGCAGATCTTCCTCGAGACGGGTCTGTTCAACTCCGGTGTCCGCCCGGCCATCAACGTCGGCATCTCGGTGTCGCGCGTCGGCGGCTCGGCACAGATCAAGGCCATGAAGTCGGTCGCCGGGCGGCTGCGGCTGGACCTGGCGCAGTACCGCGAGCTGGAGGCCTTCGCCTCCTTCTCGTCCGACCTCGACGCCTCGAGCCGCGCGACCCTCGAGCGCGGTCAGCGCCTGGTCGAGCTGCTCAAGCAGGGCCAGTACTCCCCGTACCCGGTGGAGCGCGAGGTCGTGTCGCTGTGGCTCGGCACCACCGGCAAGCTCGACCGCGTGCCGGTCTCCGACGTCCGCCGGTTCGAGGCCGAGTTCCTCGACTTCATCGGCCGCAGCCACGGCGGCGTCTACGACGAGATCCGGCAGAGCAAGAAGCTGGGCGACGACGCCGTGAACACCCTGGAGGGGGCGGTGGAGTCCTTCTACGGCCAGTTCACCACCTCCGAGGGCCAGTCGCTCGCGGGCAACGAGCCCGAGGCCGAGGCCATGGACGCCTCGGAGCGGGGTCAGGAGCGCGTCCAGGTCAAGCGGGGCAGCTGA
- a CDS encoding F0F1 ATP synthase subunit delta: protein MEASSRAALVHARERLEELSRDPSGLLEKAKDKLTGQQRATSADDLLSLADELFAVSRLLESQPSLRRALSDPAGKPEERAALAQRLFASRLSPVALDLLEETVRQRWSRPLDLVEAATILATEAALDAADVRGELDGVEDDLFRFGRIVAGDRQLSRILSDRTGSPEGKAELLDRLISGRVSPVTERLLRNVLTSAHVGTAGVAIERLSEAASRRRGQSVARVTTAVPLTPAQERRLADVLGRLYGRTIGLQVVVDPTVLGGLLVQVGDEVIDGSIAHRLEAARRQLAG from the coding sequence ATGGAGGCGTCCAGCCGCGCGGCGCTGGTCCATGCGCGGGAGCGACTGGAGGAGCTGAGCCGGGACCCCTCGGGTCTGCTCGAGAAGGCCAAGGACAAGCTCACCGGTCAGCAGCGGGCGACCTCCGCGGACGACCTGCTCTCGCTGGCCGACGAGCTGTTCGCCGTGAGCCGGCTGCTGGAGTCCCAGCCCTCGCTGCGCCGGGCGCTCTCGGACCCGGCGGGCAAGCCGGAGGAGCGGGCCGCGCTCGCCCAGCGGCTGTTCGCCTCGCGGCTGTCGCCGGTGGCGCTCGACCTCCTCGAGGAGACCGTCCGGCAGCGCTGGTCGCGCCCGCTCGACCTGGTCGAGGCCGCGACCATCCTGGCCACCGAGGCCGCGCTCGACGCGGCGGACGTCCGGGGTGAGCTCGACGGCGTGGAGGACGACCTGTTCCGCTTCGGCCGGATCGTCGCCGGCGACCGTCAGCTGTCGCGGATCCTCAGCGATCGGACCGGCTCGCCGGAGGGCAAGGCGGAGCTCCTGGACCGGCTGATCTCCGGCCGGGTCAGCCCGGTCACCGAGCGGCTGCTGCGGAACGTCCTGACCAGCGCACACGTTGGTACGGCCGGGGTCGCGATCGAACGGCTCTCGGAGGCGGCCAGCCGTCGTCGGGGTCAGTCGGTCGCGCGGGTCACCACCGCGGTTCCCCTGACCCCCGCGCAGGAGCGGCGTCTGGCCGACGTGCTGGGTCGCCTGTACGGGCGGACCATCGGCCTGCAGGTGGTCGTGGACCCGACCGTGCTCGGCGGCCTCCTCGTCCAGGTGGGCGACGAGGTCATCGACGGCAGCATCGCCCATCGGCTGGAAGCCGCCAGACGGCAGCTGGCCGGCTGA
- a CDS encoding F0F1 ATP synthase subunit B has translation MSILAAEQPSVLLPPLGEIIIGLIAFLILLFVIWKFVAPRFEQVFQARRAAIEGGIERAQAMQAEAKAALEQYQAQLAEARTEAAQIRDQARAEGQQILEELRAQAQEESARIVARGEEQIAASRQQVVHELRGQIGTLAVELAGRVVGVSLADEARRQGTVDRFLDELDGMSAGSPDGRGGSTVAGGTR, from the coding sequence ATGAGCATCCTGGCCGCCGAACAGCCGAGCGTGCTTCTCCCGCCGCTCGGCGAGATCATCATCGGGCTGATCGCCTTCCTGATCCTGTTGTTCGTGATCTGGAAGTTCGTCGCGCCGCGGTTCGAGCAGGTCTTCCAGGCCCGCCGTGCCGCGATCGAGGGCGGTATCGAGCGCGCCCAGGCGATGCAGGCCGAGGCGAAGGCGGCGCTGGAGCAGTACCAGGCGCAGCTGGCCGAGGCGCGCACCGAGGCCGCCCAGATCCGTGACCAGGCCCGCGCCGAGGGGCAGCAGATCCTCGAGGAGCTGCGAGCCCAGGCGCAGGAGGAGTCGGCGCGGATCGTCGCCCGGGGCGAGGAGCAGATCGCGGCTTCCCGCCAGCAGGTCGTCCACGAGCTGCGCGGGCAGATCGGCACCCTCGCCGTCGAGCTCGCCGGCCGCGTGGTCGGCGTCTCCCTCGCCGACGAGGCGCGCCGCCAGGGCACCGTCGACCGCTTCCTCGACGAGCTCGACGGCATGTCCGCCGGCTCTCCGGACGGCCGGGGCGGCAGCACCGTCGCCGGGGGAACCCGCTGA
- the atpE gene encoding ATP synthase F0 subunit C, which produces MDVTAELVGSIGSVGYGIATIGPGIGVGLVWAAYIQATARQPESAGLTRTYAFLGFALAEALALIGFVAPLVYGTGS; this is translated from the coding sequence ATGGACGTTACGGCAGAACTGGTCGGCAGCATCGGCTCGGTCGGCTACGGCATCGCCACGATCGGCCCCGGCATCGGTGTGGGTCTGGTCTGGGCCGCCTACATCCAGGCCACCGCCCGCCAGCCCGAGTCCGCCGGGCTCACCCGTACCTACGCGTTCCTCGGCTTCGCCCTCGCCGAGGCGCTCGCCCTGATCGGCTTCGTCGCGCCCCTCGTCTACGGCACGGGCAGCTGA
- the atpB gene encoding F0F1 ATP synthase subunit A — MTSSARALGDVLAVESDPGGGFTPPGIGEFFPETLFGFSVLGIQFDFDRIILALWLATAAMLVFLVMASRKAQIVPGRLQFIGESGYSLVRDGIARDVVGPKGLPFAPFLASLFFFILANNLLAIIPGIQISPMARFAFPLVLALVCWVVYIGVGIKNQGLWPYFRDIMFLPGVPKAAYILVTPLELLQNFIVRPFTLAIRLFANLFAGHMLLVTFALGATYLFTVGNFSAVFGPLSALMAIVMTFFELLIIFLQAYVFTMLMGTYLNGSVEAAH; from the coding sequence GTGACCTCAAGCGCCCGTGCGCTCGGCGATGTGCTCGCCGTCGAGAGCGACCCCGGCGGTGGCTTCACCCCTCCGGGCATCGGGGAGTTCTTCCCCGAGACGCTGTTCGGCTTCTCGGTCCTCGGCATCCAGTTCGACTTCGACCGGATCATCCTGGCGCTCTGGCTCGCCACGGCGGCCATGCTGGTCTTCCTGGTGATGGCGTCCCGGAAGGCCCAGATCGTGCCCGGGCGCCTGCAGTTCATCGGCGAGTCCGGCTACTCGCTGGTGCGCGACGGCATCGCCCGCGACGTCGTCGGCCCCAAGGGCCTTCCCTTCGCCCCGTTCCTGGCGTCGCTGTTCTTCTTCATCCTCGCCAACAACCTGCTGGCGATCATCCCGGGCATCCAGATCTCCCCGATGGCACGCTTCGCCTTCCCGCTGGTGCTCGCGCTCGTCTGCTGGGTCGTCTACATCGGGGTCGGTATCAAGAACCAGGGCCTGTGGCCCTACTTCCGCGACATCATGTTCCTGCCGGGCGTGCCCAAGGCCGCCTACATCCTGGTGACGCCGCTGGAGCTGCTGCAGAACTTCATTGTCCGGCCGTTCACGCTGGCGATCCGGCTCTTCGCGAACCTCTTCGCCGGCCACATGCTGCTGGTCACGTTCGCGCTCGGTGCCACCTACCTGTTCACGGTGGGGAACTTCTCGGCGGTGTTCGGCCCGCTGTCGGCGCTGATGGCCATCGTGATGACGTTCTTCGAGCTGCTGATCATCTTCCTGCAGGCCTACGTCTTCACGATGCTGATGGGCACCTACCTCAACGGTTCCGTCGAGGCCGCGCACTGA
- a CDS encoding AtpZ/AtpI family protein has product MSGMAVWGGVGWLLDQWLDTRVFFAVGVLLGVAVAIYVVVVKYGTVDPPTGSRTRTTPDGRGSRSGTQKGQR; this is encoded by the coding sequence ATGTCCGGGATGGCCGTGTGGGGTGGGGTCGGCTGGCTGCTCGACCAGTGGTTGGACACCCGGGTGTTCTTCGCGGTCGGCGTCCTCCTCGGTGTGGCGGTGGCCATCTACGTGGTCGTCGTCAAGTACGGAACCGTCGATCCACCCACCGGGTCACGGACGAGGACGACCCCGGACGGGCGAGGCAGCCGGTCCGGAACGCAGAAGGGACAACGGTGA
- a CDS encoding MraY family glycosyltransferase, translating into MREYVVVLLTAALVTFLTTPVVRMVAIRLRMMAAPRERDVHVIPTPRGGGVAMYLGVVAAVLVASRLPALQRTFDDTQVHAVLVAGGLICLLGVLDDKWGLDALTKLTGQIAAAGVMVLLGVQLAFLFLPFADIGTLILGPDVGVPLTILLTVFAVNALNFIDGLDGLAAGVSAIAALAFFAYSYNLGQMRYEEAASAPALITAVLAGACLGFLPHNFSPARIFMGDSGSMLVGLMLSAAAVTATGGVDAQTFGSAASLLPLTLPILVPIAILFIPFIDLLLAVVRRTRKGRSPFSPDKMHLHHRLLSIGHSHRRAVLVMYFWAALLSFGAVGLSVTGGRVELVVAIGVLLVVGVVVVLSPRARRAAREARAAELEAQRRRSRADHPTARAVRAALDTSARTRAAVPSSDTREALR; encoded by the coding sequence GTGCGCGAGTACGTCGTCGTCCTCCTCACCGCCGCGCTGGTCACCTTCCTGACCACGCCGGTGGTTCGGATGGTGGCGATCCGGCTGCGCATGATGGCCGCCCCGCGGGAGCGTGACGTGCACGTCATCCCCACCCCGCGGGGCGGCGGCGTGGCCATGTACCTGGGGGTGGTCGCCGCCGTCCTGGTGGCCTCCCGCCTGCCCGCGCTGCAGCGGACGTTCGACGACACCCAGGTCCACGCGGTGCTGGTCGCCGGGGGGCTGATCTGCCTGCTCGGGGTGCTCGACGACAAGTGGGGCCTGGACGCCCTGACGAAACTCACCGGGCAGATCGCCGCGGCCGGCGTCATGGTGCTGCTGGGTGTGCAGCTGGCGTTCCTGTTCCTGCCGTTCGCCGACATCGGCACGCTGATCCTCGGCCCGGACGTCGGGGTGCCGCTGACCATCCTGCTGACCGTCTTCGCGGTGAACGCGCTGAACTTCATCGACGGGCTCGACGGGCTGGCCGCCGGGGTGTCGGCGATCGCCGCACTGGCGTTCTTCGCCTACAGCTACAACCTCGGGCAGATGCGGTACGAGGAGGCGGCGAGCGCCCCGGCGCTGATCACCGCGGTGCTGGCCGGCGCCTGCCTCGGGTTCCTGCCGCACAACTTCAGCCCGGCGCGCATCTTCATGGGTGATTCGGGCTCGATGCTGGTCGGGCTCATGCTGTCGGCGGCCGCCGTGACGGCGACCGGGGGAGTGGACGCCCAGACCTTCGGCTCGGCGGCCAGTCTGCTGCCGCTGACCCTGCCCATCCTCGTGCCGATCGCGATCCTCTTCATCCCCTTCATCGACCTGCTGCTCGCGGTGGTGCGGCGCACCCGCAAGGGCCGCTCGCCGTTCTCACCGGACAAGATGCACCTGCACCACCGGCTGCTGTCGATCGGGCACTCGCACCGACGGGCGGTGCTGGTCATGTACTTCTGGGCGGCGTTGCTGTCCTTCGGTGCGGTCGGGCTGTCGGTCACCGGCGGGCGGGTGGAGCTGGTCGTGGCCATCGGCGTGCTGCTGGTCGTCGGGGTCGTCGTGGTGCTGAGCCCGCGCGCCCGGCGGGCCGCGCGGGAGGCCCGGGCCGCCGAGCTGGAGGCCCAGCGACGGCGCAGCCGGGCCGACCACCCCACGGCCCGCGCCGTCCGTGCTGCCCTCGACACGTCGGCCCGCACCCGGGCCGCGGTACCTTCGTCCGACACCCGTGAGGCCCTCCGGTGA
- the glyA gene encoding serine hydroxymethyltransferase, producing the protein MSTPYWGPDFDALAAFDPDIAGVVTGELDRLRSGLQLIASENFTSPAVLAALGSTLSNKYAEGYPGRRYYGGCEVVDRAEEIGIARAKELFGAEHANLQPHSGANANLAAYGAFLQPGDTLLAMALPHGGHLTHGAKVSFSGKWFNAVQYGVNPQTEHIDYDQVRDLAREHRPKMIICGGSAIPRLIDFPLFREIADEVGAILMVDAAHFIGLVAGKAIPSPVPYADVVTFTTHKVLRGPRGGAIVCKAEHAKAIDKAAFPMMQGGPLMHAVAAKAVNFKECLQPEYQAYARQVIANAQALTEGLASEGLRPVAGGTDTHLALLDLQETGVTGADAESRCGAAGIVLNKNAIPFDPQPASVASGIRVGSPAVTTQGMAETDMKAIASLIGTAIRDADGSRTAEVAAGVRELVGAHPAYPEPARTV; encoded by the coding sequence ATGAGCACCCCCTACTGGGGCCCGGACTTCGACGCCCTGGCCGCCTTCGACCCCGACATCGCCGGTGTGGTCACCGGCGAGCTGGACCGGCTGCGCAGCGGCCTCCAGCTGATCGCGAGTGAGAACTTCACCAGCCCGGCCGTCCTCGCGGCGCTGGGCAGCACCCTGTCGAACAAGTACGCCGAGGGCTACCCCGGTCGGCGCTACTACGGCGGGTGCGAGGTCGTCGATCGCGCCGAGGAGATCGGCATCGCCCGAGCCAAGGAGCTGTTCGGCGCCGAGCACGCCAACCTCCAGCCGCACTCGGGTGCGAACGCCAACCTCGCCGCGTACGGCGCCTTCCTGCAGCCCGGCGACACGCTGCTGGCCATGGCGCTGCCGCACGGCGGCCACCTGACGCACGGCGCGAAGGTCTCCTTCTCCGGCAAGTGGTTCAACGCGGTGCAGTACGGCGTGAACCCGCAGACCGAGCACATCGACTACGACCAGGTGCGCGACCTCGCCCGCGAGCACCGGCCCAAGATGATCATCTGCGGCGGCTCAGCCATCCCGCGGCTGATCGACTTCCCGCTCTTCCGGGAGATCGCCGACGAGGTCGGGGCGATCCTGATGGTCGACGCGGCGCACTTCATCGGCCTGGTCGCCGGCAAGGCGATCCCCAGCCCGGTGCCCTATGCCGACGTGGTCACCTTCACCACCCACAAGGTGCTGCGCGGCCCGAGGGGCGGCGCGATCGTGTGCAAGGCCGAGCACGCCAAGGCCATCGACAAGGCCGCGTTCCCGATGATGCAGGGCGGCCCGCTCATGCACGCCGTCGCCGCCAAGGCGGTGAACTTCAAGGAGTGCCTGCAGCCCGAGTACCAGGCCTACGCCCGCCAGGTGATCGCCAACGCCCAGGCGCTGACCGAGGGCCTGGCCAGCGAGGGGCTCCGGCCGGTCGCCGGCGGTACGGACACGCACCTGGCCCTGCTCGACCTGCAGGAGACCGGTGTGACCGGCGCCGACGCCGAGTCGCGGTGCGGCGCCGCGGGCATCGTGCTCAACAAGAACGCGATCCCGTTCGACCCGCAGCCGGCCTCGGTGGCCTCGGGCATCCGGGTCGGCAGCCCGGCGGTGACCACCCAGGGCATGGCCGAGACGGACATGAAGGCGATCGCCTCTCTGATCGGCACGGCCATCCGCGACGCCGACGGCAGCCGCACGGCCGAGGTCGCCGCCGGTGTCCGCGAGCTGGTCGGCGCCCACCCCGCCTACCCCGAGCCCGCACGGACCGTCTGA